Proteins co-encoded in one Flavobacterium fluviale genomic window:
- the nuoL gene encoding NADH-quinone oxidoreductase subunit L yields the protein MDTNLALILVLTPLLGFLVNVFFGKSLGKTVSGAIGTVAVAISFVVSLLLFNQITSTGKGIEVTLFDWIQISNLKINLGFLLDQLSVLWLLFVTGIGSLIHLYSISYMHDDENMHKFFAYLNLFVFFMITLVIGSNLLVLFIGWEGVGLCSYLLIGFWHKNQDYNDAAKKAFIMNRIGDLGLLIGMFIIGSMFSTLDYATLKTAIAGASNLDYSLLSLAALCLFIGACGKSAQIPLYTWLPDAMAGPTPVSALIHAATMVTAGIFMVTRLNFVFDLATDVQNVIAIIGAITSLVAATIGLVQTDIKKVLAYSTVSQLGLMFLALGFGAYEVAVFHVITHAFFKACLFLGSGSVIHGLHGEQDMRKMGGLRKAMPITFWTMLISSLAISGVPFFSGFFSKDEILLTAFHHSIPLYVVGSIASIMTAFYMFRLMFLTFFKEFRGTEEQKHHLHESGSLITIPLIILAILATFGGLISLPGNSWLNGYLAPLFTKVAGEEHHLGTTEYTLMGVAVLGGLIGILIAYVKYFKQDNVPESDENITGLSKVLYNKYYVDEIYDAIFVAPVNSLSKFFRDYIETGLSALVFGLGKIANEIAFQGKKLQTGSIGLYLFVFVLGLCAIVSYIFLAQ from the coding sequence ATGGATACCAATTTAGCTTTAATTTTAGTTTTAACTCCTTTACTAGGTTTTCTAGTAAATGTCTTTTTTGGAAAAAGCTTAGGAAAAACGGTTTCTGGTGCCATCGGGACTGTTGCCGTAGCAATTTCTTTTGTAGTTTCTCTTTTACTTTTTAATCAAATAACTTCGACTGGAAAAGGAATTGAGGTTACTTTATTTGATTGGATTCAAATTAGCAACTTAAAAATCAATCTTGGATTTTTATTAGATCAATTATCTGTTCTTTGGTTACTTTTCGTAACTGGAATCGGATCTTTGATTCATTTATACTCTATTAGTTACATGCATGATGACGAAAACATGCACAAGTTTTTTGCTTACTTAAACTTGTTCGTTTTCTTCATGATTACACTTGTAATTGGAAGCAACTTATTAGTTCTTTTCATCGGATGGGAAGGTGTTGGACTTTGTTCTTACCTATTAATTGGATTCTGGCATAAAAACCAAGATTACAATGATGCTGCGAAAAAAGCTTTCATCATGAACAGAATTGGAGATTTAGGTTTATTAATCGGTATGTTCATTATCGGTTCGATGTTCTCAACATTAGATTATGCAACTTTAAAAACGGCAATTGCTGGAGCTTCTAACTTAGATTACTCTTTACTTTCTTTAGCTGCTTTATGTTTATTTATTGGCGCTTGTGGTAAATCTGCTCAAATTCCATTATACACTTGGTTACCTGATGCGATGGCTGGACCAACTCCAGTTTCTGCGTTAATTCACGCTGCTACGATGGTAACTGCTGGTATTTTCATGGTAACAAGATTAAACTTTGTTTTTGACCTAGCAACAGATGTTCAAAATGTAATTGCAATTATTGGAGCAATCACTTCATTAGTTGCTGCTACAATTGGTTTAGTTCAAACTGATATTAAAAAAGTACTGGCTTATTCTACAGTTTCTCAATTAGGTTTAATGTTTTTAGCATTAGGATTTGGAGCTTACGAAGTAGCAGTATTTCACGTAATCACGCACGCTTTCTTTAAAGCTTGTTTATTCTTAGGTTCTGGATCTGTAATTCACGGATTACACGGAGAGCAAGATATGCGTAAAATGGGTGGACTGCGTAAAGCAATGCCAATTACTTTCTGGACTATGTTAATTTCCTCATTGGCAATTTCAGGAGTCCCATTCTTCTCTGGATTCTTTTCTAAAGACGAAATTTTATTGACAGCCTTCCACCACAGTATTCCATTATATGTTGTTGGATCTATTGCTTCAATCATGACAGCTTTCTATATGTTCCGTTTAATGTTCTTGACTTTCTTCAAAGAATTTAGAGGAACTGAAGAGCAAAAACATCATCTACACGAAAGTGGTTCATTAATTACAATTCCGCTTATCATTTTAGCTATTCTAGCGACTTTTGGCGGATTAATCAGTTTACCTGGAAACAGCTGGTTAAACGGTTACCTTGCTCCTCTTTTCACAAAAGTAGCAGGTGAAGAACATCATTTAGGCACAACAGAATATACTCTAATGGGTGTCGCTGTTTTAGGCGGATTAATTGGAATTTTAATTGCTTATGTGAAATACTTTAAACAAGATAATGTTCCAGAATCTGATGAAAACATTACTGGTCTAAGCAAAGTGTTATACAACAAATATTATGTAGACGAAATTTACGATGCAATATTTGTAGCACCTGTTAATAGTTTATCTAAATTCTTTAGAGACTACATCGAAACAGGATTATCTGCTCTTGTTTTTGGATTAGGTAAAATAGCAAACGAAATTGCTTTCCAAGGAAAAAAATTACAAACCGGAAGTATAGGATTATATCTATTTGTTTTTGTTTTAGGACTTTGTGCAATTGTTTCCTATATATTTTTAGCTCAATAA
- the nuoK gene encoding NADH-quinone oxidoreductase subunit NuoK, translating to MGNILNQIGIENYIFLSVVLFCIGIFGVLYRRNAIIVFMSIEIMLNAVNLLFVAFSTYHQDAQGQVFVFFSMAVAAAEVAVGLAILVSIFRNIGSISIDNLKNLKG from the coding sequence ATGGGTAATATATTAAATCAAATAGGTATTGAAAACTACATCTTTTTAAGTGTTGTACTTTTCTGTATTGGTATTTTTGGTGTATTGTACAGACGAAATGCTATTATCGTTTTCATGTCTATCGAAATTATGTTGAATGCGGTAAACCTTTTATTTGTTGCTTTTTCAACTTATCATCAAGACGCACAAGGACAAGTTTTTGTGTTTTTCTCGATGGCGGTTGCTGCAGCCGAAGTTGCGGTAGGATTGGCCATTTTAGTTTCTATCTTTAGAAATATAGGCTCAATTAGTATCGATAATTTAAAAAATTTAAAAGGATAA
- a CDS encoding NADH-quinone oxidoreductase subunit J family protein, with the protein MIHIPDFAHATTIQVIFCFLAFITVITAFLTIFSRNPIHSAIYLVICFFSIAGHYLLLNSQFLAVVHIIVYSGAIMILFLFTIMLMNLNEQREVHRPRITRLGAIVSFCLILIVLIALFINSKPIVGEYDSTGEDFQSIKVLGKILLNEYMVPFEFASILLLVAMIGTVLLSKKEKLNNK; encoded by the coding sequence ATGATACATATTCCTGATTTTGCGCACGCAACTACTATTCAAGTTATCTTTTGCTTTTTAGCGTTTATTACCGTTATTACTGCTTTCTTGACAATTTTCAGTAGAAATCCAATTCACTCGGCTATTTACTTAGTGATCTGTTTCTTTTCAATTGCTGGTCATTATTTATTATTAAATTCACAGTTCTTAGCAGTTGTACATATAATAGTCTACTCTGGAGCTATTATGATTCTGTTCCTGTTTACCATCATGTTGATGAACCTGAACGAACAGCGAGAAGTACACCGTCCTAGAATTACACGTTTAGGTGCAATTGTATCTTTCTGTTTAATATTAATCGTTTTAATTGCGCTTTTCATCAATTCTAAACCAATTGTTGGCGAATACGATTCTACAGGAGAAGATTTCCAATCGATTAAAGTTTTAGGTAAAATATTATTGAACGAATATATGGTTCCGTTCGAATTTGCTTCAATCTTACTTTTGGTTGCAATGATTGGAACAGTTCTATTGTCTAAAAAAGAAAAATTAAATAATAAATAA
- a CDS encoding NuoI/complex I 23 kDa subunit family protein produces MSIETISLSGRKKMVSNKEMTFLERMYLVAIVKGLFITLKHLFRKKVTIHYPEQVRTMSPVYRGQHMLKRDEQGRENCTACGLCALSCPAEAITMKAAERKADEKHLYREEKYAEIYEINMLRCIFCGLCEEACPKDAIYLTTSKVLVPASYEREDFIFGKDKLVMPLEMAMKNAQLKNAN; encoded by the coding sequence ATGTCAATAGAAACTATATCATTATCGGGTAGAAAAAAGATGGTCTCTAATAAAGAGATGACTTTTTTAGAGCGAATGTATCTTGTGGCGATTGTAAAAGGATTGTTTATCACGTTGAAACATTTATTCAGAAAAAAAGTGACTATTCACTATCCTGAGCAAGTACGTACAATGAGTCCAGTTTATCGTGGCCAGCATATGTTGAAACGCGATGAGCAAGGTCGTGAAAACTGTACTGCCTGCGGATTGTGTGCTTTGTCATGCCCAGCAGAAGCTATTACAATGAAAGCTGCTGAACGTAAAGCTGATGAAAAGCATTTGTATAGAGAAGAGAAATACGCTGAAATCTACGAAATAAATATGCTTCGTTGTATTTTCTGCGGTTTATGTGAAGAAGCTTGTCCAAAAGACGCTATTTACTTAACGACTTCTAAAGTTTTAGTTCCTGCAAGTTACGAAAGAGAAGATTTCATTTTCGGAAAAGACAAATTAGTGATGCCTTTAGAAATGGCTATGAAAAATGCTCAACTTAAAAACGCTAACTAA
- the nuoH gene encoding NADH-quinone oxidoreductase subunit NuoH: protein MVDGAFIIEKSVVIVVVFAITMIMAMYSTWAERKVAAFLQDRVGPNRAGWGGLLQPLADGMKLFSKEEFFPNTPNRFLFVVGPAIAMSTALMTSAVIPWGDRLHVFGREVILQATDINIALLYIFGVLSVGVYGIMIGGWASNNKFSLMGAVRAASQMVSYEIAMGLSMIALLMMTGTMSLKEMSLQQQGMNWNVFYQPLSFLIFLICSFAETNRTPFDLAECESELIGGYHTEYSSMKMGFYLFAEYASMFTSATIISVLFFGGYNYPGMEWMVENVGVNAGNLLGIAVLFAKICFFIFFYMWVRWTIPRFRYDQLMNLGWRILIPLSIINIMITGAVILRHDIAAALGF from the coding sequence ATGGTAGATGGTGCGTTTATTATAGAAAAGAGTGTTGTAATTGTTGTGGTTTTTGCCATAACAATGATTATGGCGATGTATTCTACTTGGGCTGAACGTAAGGTTGCCGCTTTCTTGCAAGACCGTGTTGGACCAAACCGTGCAGGTTGGGGAGGTTTATTACAGCCGCTTGCCGATGGTATGAAATTATTTTCTAAAGAAGAATTTTTTCCAAATACTCCAAATAGATTTTTATTTGTTGTAGGTCCGGCAATTGCAATGAGTACAGCCTTAATGACAAGTGCTGTTATTCCTTGGGGAGACAGACTTCATGTTTTTGGAAGAGAAGTAATTCTTCAGGCAACTGATATTAATATTGCTTTACTATACATATTTGGAGTGCTTTCTGTTGGAGTTTATGGTATCATGATCGGAGGATGGGCTTCTAACAATAAATTCTCATTAATGGGAGCTGTTCGTGCAGCATCTCAAATGGTTTCTTACGAGATTGCAATGGGATTATCGATGATTGCATTATTGATGATGACAGGAACAATGAGCTTAAAAGAAATGTCATTACAACAGCAAGGAATGAACTGGAATGTTTTCTATCAGCCTTTGTCGTTTTTAATTTTCTTAATTTGTTCGTTTGCAGAAACTAACAGAACACCTTTTGACTTAGCAGAATGTGAATCAGAATTAATTGGAGGTTACCACACAGAATATTCGTCAATGAAAATGGGATTCTATTTATTTGCTGAATATGCGAGTATGTTTACTTCTGCAACTATTATTTCGGTGTTATTCTTTGGAGGATATAATTATCCAGGAATGGAGTGGATGGTAGAAAATGTTGGCGTTAATGCTGGTAACTTATTAGGGATCGCAGTATTGTTTGCCAAAATATGTTTCTTCATATTTTTCTACATGTGGGTTCGTTGGACTATTCCAAGATTTAGATATGACCAATTAATGAACTTAGGCTGGAGAATTTTAATTCCGCTTTCGATTATTAATATTATGATTACGGGCGCTGTTATCTTAAGACACGATATTGCAGCAGCTTTAGGATTCTAA
- a CDS encoding 2Fe-2S iron-sulfur cluster-binding protein has product MKVTIDGQSIDVESGTTILQAARMIGGDLVPPAMCYYSKLKGSGGKCRCCLVEVSKGSEADPRPMPKLMASCVTGCMDGMEVNSKSSARVTEARKSVTEFLLINHPLDCPICDQAGECDLQNLSFEHGNPKSRYIEEKRTFEPEDIGPNIQLHMNRCILCQRCVQVADQLTDNRVHGVLDRGDHANISTGISKAIDNEFSGNMIDVCPVGALTDKTFRFKSRVWFNKPYNAHRECTTPGCCGKTTVWMFGGEIQRVTGRKDEYHEVEEFICNSCRFDHKDVNDWVIEGPREFEKDSVINQNNYTQKLEKVQIDTEKNILMGRDVDRKKISMAEIPLNTNNKNS; this is encoded by the coding sequence ATGAAAGTAACCATAGACGGTCAAAGTATAGACGTAGAGTCAGGAACAACGATCCTGCAGGCTGCACGTATGATTGGTGGAGATTTGGTACCGCCAGCCATGTGCTATTACTCAAAATTAAAAGGCAGCGGTGGAAAATGTCGTTGCTGTTTAGTTGAAGTTTCTAAAGGTAGTGAAGCTGACCCAAGACCAATGCCAAAATTAATGGCATCTTGTGTAACAGGATGTATGGACGGAATGGAAGTAAACAGTAAATCTTCTGCGAGAGTTACCGAAGCGCGTAAATCAGTGACAGAATTTTTATTGATTAACCACCCGTTAGACTGTCCTATATGTGATCAGGCTGGAGAATGCGATCTTCAAAACTTAAGTTTTGAACATGGAAATCCAAAATCACGTTATATTGAAGAAAAAAGAACATTTGAACCAGAAGATATTGGTCCAAATATTCAACTGCATATGAACCGTTGCATTCTATGCCAAAGATGTGTACAAGTTGCAGATCAACTGACAGACAACAGAGTTCACGGAGTATTAGATCGTGGAGACCATGCTAATATTTCAACAGGAATTTCTAAAGCAATCGACAATGAGTTTTCTGGAAACATGATTGACGTTTGTCCAGTTGGAGCATTGACAGATAAAACCTTCCGTTTTAAATCAAGAGTTTGGTTTAACAAACCTTATAACGCACATAGAGAATGTACAACTCCAGGATGCTGTGGTAAAACTACTGTTTGGATGTTTGGTGGAGAAATTCAACGTGTAACTGGTCGTAAAGATGAGTACCATGAAGTTGAGGAATTCATTTGCAACAGCTGTCGTTTTGATCACAAAGATGTAAATGACTGGGTTATTGAAGGACCACGAGAGTTTGAAAAAGATTCTGTTATCAACCAAAATAACTACACTCAAAAATTAGAAAAAGTACAAATCGATACTGAAAAGAATATTCTTATGGGTAGAGATGTTGACCGTAAAAAAATTAGTATGGCTGAAATTCCATTAAACACTAACAACAAAAATTCTTAA
- the nuoF gene encoding NADH-quinone oxidoreductase subunit NuoF — translation MSQKILLDKINIPGIKTYEVYRQNGGYASVEKALKTLTPDEVTEEVKKSGLRGRGGAGFPAGMKWSFIDKKSGRPRHLVCNADESEPGTFKDRFLMEYIPHLLIEGMITSSYALGANLSYIYIRGEYMWVFKILERAIAEAKAAGWLGKNILGSGYDLELHVHCGAGAYICGEETALIESLEGKRGNPRIKPPFPAVSGLWANPTVVNNVETIATVPWIVNNSGDDYAKIGIGRSTGTKLISASGHIKNPGVYEIELGLSVDEFMNSDEYLGGMSSSRPLKAFVPGGSSVPILPADLIFKTANGEDRLMTYESLSDGGFATGSMLGSGGFIVYNDTACVVRNTWNFARFYHHESCGQCTPCREGTGWLEKILWRIENGQGREEDIELLWSIQSKIEGNTICPLGDAASWPVAAAIRHFRDEFEYHVRFPEKIKNRDHFVAEPFSQVKHLVGGKVIV, via the coding sequence ATGTCACAAAAAATATTATTAGATAAAATCAATATTCCTGGAATTAAAACCTACGAAGTATATCGCCAAAATGGTGGTTATGCATCTGTAGAAAAAGCTTTAAAAACTCTTACACCAGATGAAGTTACTGAAGAAGTAAAAAAATCGGGGCTTCGCGGCCGTGGTGGTGCAGGTTTCCCTGCTGGAATGAAATGGAGCTTTATTGACAAAAAATCAGGAAGACCAAGACACTTAGTTTGTAACGCTGACGAATCTGAACCAGGAACTTTTAAAGATCGCTTTTTGATGGAATATATTCCTCACTTATTGATCGAAGGAATGATTACTTCAAGCTACGCATTGGGAGCTAACCTTTCCTATATCTACATTCGTGGAGAATATATGTGGGTTTTCAAAATTTTAGAAAGAGCAATCGCTGAAGCTAAAGCTGCAGGATGGTTAGGAAAAAATATATTAGGTTCAGGTTACGATCTTGAACTTCACGTTCACTGTGGAGCTGGAGCTTATATCTGTGGAGAAGAAACTGCACTTATTGAGTCTTTAGAAGGTAAAAGAGGAAATCCTCGTATTAAACCACCTTTCCCAGCAGTTTCAGGACTTTGGGCAAACCCTACAGTGGTAAACAATGTTGAAACTATTGCAACGGTGCCTTGGATTGTAAACAATTCTGGGGACGATTATGCTAAAATTGGAATTGGACGTTCTACAGGAACTAAATTAATTTCTGCATCTGGACACATCAAAAACCCTGGAGTTTACGAAATTGAATTAGGTTTAAGTGTTGACGAATTCATGAATTCTGATGAATATTTAGGAGGAATGTCTTCTAGCCGTCCATTAAAAGCATTTGTGCCAGGAGGATCTTCTGTGCCAATTTTACCAGCAGATTTGATTTTCAAAACAGCAAATGGTGAAGATCGTTTAATGACTTACGAATCTTTAAGTGATGGTGGCTTTGCAACTGGATCTATGTTAGGTTCTGGAGGATTCATTGTATATAACGATACTGCATGTGTGGTAAGAAACACTTGGAACTTTGCGCGTTTCTATCACCACGAATCTTGCGGACAATGTACGCCTTGCCGTGAAGGAACAGGATGGTTGGAAAAAATTTTATGGAGAATCGAAAACGGTCAAGGCCGCGAAGAGGACATCGAATTATTGTGGAGCATTCAAAGTAAAATAGAAGGAAACACAATTTGTCCGCTTGGTGACGCCGCTTCTTGGCCAGTAGCAGCAGCGATTCGTCACTTTAGAGATGAATTTGAATATCATGTTCGTTTCCCTGAAAAAATCAAAAATAGAGATCACTTTGTTGCTGAACCTTTTTCGCAAGTGAAGCATTTAGTAGGAGGTAAAGTAATCGTATAA
- a CDS encoding complex I 24 kDa subunit family protein, translated as MERKHYKQEINMTEALMNRINELISHYPEGKQKSALLPVLHEVQDAHNNWLSTELQDKVAEILQIKPIEVYEVVTFYTMFNQKPIGKYMFEFCQTSCCCLRGAEDLMDYTSEKLGIKMGETTPDGMFTIAGVECLGACGYAPMMQLGDFYKEKLTEEKIDQIIADCRDDKIILHDK; from the coding sequence ATGGAACGTAAACATTACAAACAAGAAATAAACATGACTGAAGCATTGATGAACCGCATCAATGAATTGATCAGTCATTATCCTGAGGGCAAACAAAAATCGGCTTTACTGCCTGTTTTGCATGAAGTTCAGGATGCACACAACAACTGGCTTAGTACTGAACTTCAAGATAAAGTTGCTGAAATTCTTCAGATAAAACCGATTGAAGTTTATGAAGTGGTTACTTTTTACACCATGTTCAACCAAAAGCCAATTGGTAAGTATATGTTTGAGTTCTGCCAGACTTCTTGCTGCTGCCTGCGTGGTGCCGAAGATTTAATGGACTATACTTCTGAAAAATTAGGCATTAAAATGGGCGAAACAACTCCAGACGGAATGTTTACCATTGCTGGCGTAGAATGTTTAGGTGCCTGCGGATATGCTCCAATGATGCAGCTGGGAGATTTCTACAAAGAGAAATTGACAGAAGAAAAAATCGATCAGATTATTGCTGATTGTAGAGATGATAAAATAATATTACACGATAAATAA
- a CDS encoding NADH-quinone oxidoreductase subunit D, with protein sequence MSELLLPPEHRYAKIIKEKLNEDGSELSVLNLGPTHPATHGIFQNILLMDGERILEAEPTIGYIHRAFEKIAENRPFYQITPLTDRMNYCSSPINNMGWWMTLEKLLGIEVPKRAQYLRVIVMELARITDHLICNSILGVDTGAYTGFLYVFQFREKIYEIYEEICGARLTTNMGRIGGFERDWSPEAFKKLDTFLEEFPVAWKEFENLFERNRIFLDRTVNVGAISAEQAMAYGFTGPNLRAAGVDYDVRVAQPYSSYEDFDFIVPVGKSGDTYDRFCVRNAEVWESLSIIRQALDKMPSGNEYHAEVPDYYLPPKEDVYTSMESLIYHFKIVMGEVPVPVAEIYHPVEGGNGEIGFYLVTDGSRTPYRLHFRRPCFIYYQAYPEMIKGALLSDAIVILSSLNVIAGELDA encoded by the coding sequence ATGTCAGAACTATTATTACCACCAGAGCATCGTTATGCTAAAATAATTAAGGAGAAACTAAACGAAGACGGAAGCGAGCTTTCAGTTCTGAATTTAGGTCCGACACACCCTGCAACACACGGTATTTTTCAAAATATACTATTGATGGACGGGGAGAGAATTCTTGAGGCTGAACCAACTATTGGTTACATCCACAGAGCTTTCGAAAAAATCGCCGAAAATCGTCCTTTTTATCAAATTACACCTCTTACAGACCGTATGAACTATTGTTCCTCTCCTATTAACAATATGGGATGGTGGATGACTTTAGAAAAATTATTAGGTATTGAAGTTCCAAAAAGAGCGCAGTATTTAAGAGTTATCGTAATGGAATTGGCTCGTATTACAGACCACTTAATCTGTAACTCGATTTTGGGTGTAGATACTGGTGCGTATACTGGTTTCTTATACGTTTTTCAATTTAGAGAAAAAATCTACGAAATCTACGAAGAAATTTGTGGAGCTCGTTTAACTACAAATATGGGAAGAATTGGTGGTTTTGAAAGAGACTGGTCTCCAGAAGCTTTCAAAAAACTAGACACTTTCCTTGAAGAATTTCCAGTTGCTTGGAAAGAATTCGAAAACTTATTTGAAAGAAATAGAATTTTCCTTGATAGAACTGTAAATGTAGGTGCAATTTCTGCTGAACAAGCAATGGCTTACGGATTTACAGGTCCAAACTTACGTGCTGCGGGTGTTGATTATGATGTTCGTGTTGCACAGCCATATTCATCTTACGAAGATTTCGATTTTATTGTTCCTGTTGGAAAATCAGGAGATACTTATGATCGTTTCTGTGTTCGTAATGCTGAAGTTTGGGAAAGTTTAAGCATTATTCGTCAAGCATTAGATAAAATGCCTTCAGGAAACGAATATCATGCTGAAGTTCCAGATTACTACCTTCCTCCAAAAGAAGATGTTTACACTTCTATGGAATCTTTAATTTATCACTTTAAGATTGTAATGGGAGAAGTTCCTGTACCAGTTGCAGAAATTTACCACCCAGTTGAAGGAGGAAACGGAGAAATCGGTTTTTATTTAGTTACAGACGGAAGCAGAACCCCATATAGATTACATTTCAGAAGACCATGCTTTATTTATTACCAAGCATATCCAGAAATGATTAAAGGTGCTTTACTTTCTGATGCAATTGTTATTTTATCAAGCTTAAATGTAATTGCCGGAGAATTAGACGCCTAA
- a CDS encoding NADH-quinone oxidoreductase subunit C has translation MALENTQIQDKLTETFNNDVFNFQQERDIFSLEASADKITALILFLKNDPELRFHFLTDLCGIHYPDNEAERQFAVVYHLHNWYENKRLKIKVFLNGEKPEIKSISNIFLSSNWMERETYDFFGVNFIGHPQLKRILNMDEMVSFPMRKEFPMEDSGRTDKDDRFFGRTTTNC, from the coding sequence ATGGCTTTAGAAAATACCCAGATTCAAGATAAACTTACAGAAACATTTAATAACGATGTTTTTAACTTTCAACAAGAAAGAGATATTTTTTCTTTAGAAGCTTCGGCTGATAAAATTACAGCGTTGATTTTATTCCTTAAAAACGATCCAGAATTACGTTTTCATTTCTTAACGGATTTGTGTGGTATTCATTATCCAGACAATGAAGCAGAGCGTCAATTTGCAGTTGTATACCACCTGCACAATTGGTACGAAAACAAAAGATTAAAGATCAAAGTTTTTCTAAATGGTGAAAAACCAGAAATCAAATCAATTTCAAATATCTTTTTAAGTTCAAACTGGATGGAAAGAGAAACATACGATTTCTTTGGTGTCAATTTTATTGGCCACCCACAATTGAAACGTATTTTGAATATGGACGAAATGGTGTCTTTCCCTATGAGAAAAGAATTCCCAATGGAAGACAGCGGAAGAACTGATAAAGATGACAGATTCTTTGGAAGAACAACAACAAATTGCTAA
- a CDS encoding NADH-quinone oxidoreductase subunit B, whose amino-acid sequence MSDSKVNMVAPPEGVVGEGFFATKLNDVVGLARANSLWPLPFATSCCGIEFMATMASHYDLARFGSERVSFSPRQADMLLVMGTISKKMAPILRQVYEQMSEPRWVIAVGACASSGGIFDTYSVLQGIDKVIPVDVYVPGCPPRPEQIVDGVMRLQELVKSESVRRRSSPEYQELLASYNIS is encoded by the coding sequence ATGAGCGATTCAAAAGTAAATATGGTTGCGCCACCGGAAGGAGTTGTAGGAGAAGGTTTCTTCGCTACAAAACTTAATGATGTTGTTGGTTTAGCACGCGCGAATTCTCTTTGGCCTTTACCTTTTGCAACATCTTGCTGCGGAATTGAGTTTATGGCAACAATGGCTTCACATTACGATTTGGCACGATTTGGATCTGAACGTGTGAGTTTTTCTCCTCGTCAGGCAGATATGTTATTAGTAATGGGAACTATTTCAAAAAAAATGGCACCTATCTTAAGACAAGTATACGAGCAGATGTCAGAACCTCGCTGGGTAATTGCAGTTGGAGCATGTGCTTCTTCAGGAGGAATATTTGATACTTATTCTGTTCTTCAAGGAATTGACAAAGTTATTCCTGTTGATGTTTATGTACCAGGATGCCCTCCAAGACCAGAACAAATCGTAGATGGAGTAATGAGACTTCAAGAATTGGTAAAAAGCGAATCTGTGAGACGCAGAAGCTCACCAGAATACCAAGAATTATTAGCTTCATATAATATCTCATAA
- a CDS encoding NADH-quinone oxidoreductase subunit A produces MQSDQYSYIPILMQFILAVGFVVGTIIISGKLGPRRTSEVKDKNFECGVESVGNARIPFSVKYFLVAILFVLFDVEVIFLYPWAVNFKDLGIEGMLKMLVFMSLLLVGFFYIIKKKALEWE; encoded by the coding sequence ATGCAATCAGATCAATACAGTTACATTCCTATTTTAATGCAGTTTATTCTAGCTGTTGGTTTTGTGGTAGGAACAATCATTATTTCTGGAAAATTAGGACCAAGAAGAACCTCAGAAGTTAAAGATAAGAACTTTGAATGCGGTGTCGAATCTGTTGGTAATGCCCGTATTCCGTTTTCTGTAAAATACTTCCTAGTTGCCATTTTATTTGTATTGTTCGACGTGGAGGTAATTTTCCTTTACCCTTGGGCAGTAAACTTCAAAGATTTAGGAATTGAAGGAATGCTGAAAATGTTAGTTTTCATGTCATTACTTTTAGTTGGTTTCTTTTACATTATCAAAAAGAAAGCACTAGAGTGGGAATAA
- a CDS encoding cold-shock protein has protein sequence MRTGTVKFFNESKGYGFITDEETGKDIFVHASGINAEELREGDRVSYEEEEGRKGKVAAKVAVI, from the coding sequence ATGCGTACAGGTACAGTAAAATTTTTCAATGAATCTAAAGGTTATGGATTCATTACAGACGAAGAAACAGGAAAGGATATCTTCGTTCACGCTTCAGGAATTAACGCGGAAGAATTACGCGAAGGAGACCGTGTAAGCTATGAAGAAGAAGAAGGAAGAAAAGGGAAAGTTGCTGCTAAAGTAGCAGTAATCTAA